The Streptomyces sp. NBC_00454 DNA segment CTCATCGACGGCGCGGTCGGCCAGCACGACCGGGAAGAGCCGGTTAGCGTCGTGGGATGAGCAGCGAAACGCAGAAATTCGAGATCCTGCTGGTGCCCGAGCACGTGGTGGAGGGGTCCAGCGACGACGCCGTCCGGTCGGCCGTGGTCGCGCCCACCGGCCAGAACGGCGCCTCGGGTTACCCCCGTTACTCCGGGGAGGGGATGGTGGCCGACATCGATCCCGTCACCCGAACGGTCGAAGCGATCCTCGTGGACGGCTCCGAACTCGACTACGGCCTCAAGCCCATCCTGCACCCGAAGAGCTGACCGGTCGCGCCGGCGCGGGTGGCGCCGGACGCGAGCCCCGGGCCGGCGGAGGCAACCCGCCGCCGTCCGCTACTCGAAGCGGGTGGTGTCCCCCGCGCCCCGGCGGACGATCTCGGCCTCGCCGCTGGAGAAGTCGATGACGGTGGTGGGCAGCGTCCCGCACTCGCCCGAGTCGACCACCATGTCCAGGACGTGGTCGAGCCGGTCCTTGATCTCCCAGCCCTGAGTCATCGGCTCGGTCTCGTCCGGCAGCAGCAGCGTGCTGGACAGCAGCGGCTCGCCGAGCTCGGCCAGCAGGGCCTGGACCACCACGTGGTCGGGGATGCGGACGCCGACCGTCTTCTTCTTCGGGTGCTGGAGCTGGCGCGGCACCTCCTTCGTCGCCGGCAGGATGAAGGTGTAGCTGCCGGGGGTGGAGGCCTTGATCGCGCGGAAGACGTCGTTGTCGATGATCACGAACTGGCCGAGCTGCGCGAAGTTCTCGCACACCAGGGTGAAGTGGTGGCGGTCGTCGAGCTGCCGGATGGACCGGATCCGGTCGACGCCTTCACGGTTGCCCATCTTGCAGCCCAGCGCGTAGCAGGAGTCCGTCGGATAGGCGACGAGCCCGCCGGAGCGGATGCTGTCGGCGATGCTGCCGATGGTCCGGGGCTGGGGATTGTCGGGGTGCACGTCGAAGTACTTAGCCATCCGACGAGCCTACGGGATCCAGGGGTTCCGGCATCCGGACCGGCAGTCGTGATCATCGAACGCTCCAGCAGGGAACGGAACGGCGCGCGGCGACATCTGGATCCATGTGACTCTGACAAGCAATTCGCTCTTCTTCACGACCCTCTTCGTCACGGCGTTGATGTTCGGGGCCGTCGTATGGCTGTGGCCGCGCCTGGCGCGGCAGGGATGGCGCCAGCTCCTGGGCCGGATCGGCCTGATCCTCGTCGTACAGGTGCTCACCCTGTCGGCCGTCGGCCTCGCGGCGAACAGGAGCTTCCTGATCTACGGCTCGTGGACGGAGCTGGCCGGACGGGAGAAGCCGGCCCCCATCAGCCAGGATGCCGGCGGGACCTCCGCCGTGAAGCTGATCGGCCGGCAGAAGCCGGACGTGCCCGGCGGCGTGAACAAGTTCTTGGGCGGTGAGCTCGAGAAGGTCATGATCCAGGGGGAGCGGTCCAAGATCGCCACCCAGGCCTACGTCTACCTGCCGCCCGAGTACTTCCAGAAGGGGAACGAGAAGCGGGTCTTCCCCGCCGCGGTGGTCCTCACCGGCTTCCCCGGCACCGCGGAGAACCTGCTCCACGGTCTGCGGTATCCGAAGACCGCGTTGAGCCTGTCGAAGCAGAAGAAGACGCAGCCGATGGTCCTGGTGCTGATGCGGCCCACCGTGGCCCCGCCGCGCAACACCCAGTGCGTCGACATCAAGGACGGGCCGCAGACCGAGACCTTCTTCGGGACGGACCTCCCCAAGGCCCTCACCGGCGCCTACCGGATCGGTGCCTCGCCCCGGAGCCTGGGCATCATGGGCGATTCCACCGGAGGCTACTGCGCGCTCAAGGTCGCGCTGGAGCACCCGGAGGCCTACTCGGCCGGCGTGGGCCTGTCCGCGGACTACGCGCCGGAGATCGACGGGGAGTCCGGTGACCTCTTCCACGGGAACGCCGCCGAGGAGAAGCGAGCCGACCTGCTGTGGGCCCTGGACCACCTGCCCCAGGGCAAGACGAACTTCCTCGTCACCACCTCGCTCCAGGGCGAGTCGAACTACCGGCCGACCCAGAAGTTCATCGCGAAGGTGAAGGACCCCGCCCGGGTCTCCTCGATCACCCTCGACCACGGCGGGCACAACTTCAAGACGTGGAACCGCGAGATCCCGCCCTCCCTGGAGTGGCTCAGCGCCCGCCTCACCACCGAGTAGCGGGGAGCTCCAAGCCCTGCGTCCCGTGACACGTGACCCGCGACCGGCCACCGTCACACGGCGGTGAGCGTGGCCGGGGTCGGACCGTCCGGGCGGACCGTGATGCTGTACGCGGCCTTCTCCGGGACGGAGCGGAAGGCCGGGGTGTAGGCGGGCAGCAGGTGTTCGAGCAGTACGGTCGATTCGC contains these protein-coding regions:
- a CDS encoding L-threonylcarbamoyladenylate synthase, which encodes MAKYFDVHPDNPQPRTIGSIADSIRSGGLVAYPTDSCYALGCKMGNREGVDRIRSIRQLDDRHHFTLVCENFAQLGQFVIIDNDVFRAIKASTPGSYTFILPATKEVPRQLQHPKKKTVGVRIPDHVVVQALLAELGEPLLSSTLLLPDETEPMTQGWEIKDRLDHVLDMVVDSGECGTLPTTVIDFSSGEAEIVRRGAGDTTRFE
- a CDS encoding alpha/beta hydrolase, whose translation is MTLTSNSLFFTTLFVTALMFGAVVWLWPRLARQGWRQLLGRIGLILVVQVLTLSAVGLAANRSFLIYGSWTELAGREKPAPISQDAGGTSAVKLIGRQKPDVPGGVNKFLGGELEKVMIQGERSKIATQAYVYLPPEYFQKGNEKRVFPAAVVLTGFPGTAENLLHGLRYPKTALSLSKQKKTQPMVLVLMRPTVAPPRNTQCVDIKDGPQTETFFGTDLPKALTGAYRIGASPRSLGIMGDSTGGYCALKVALEHPEAYSAGVGLSADYAPEIDGESGDLFHGNAAEEKRADLLWALDHLPQGKTNFLVTTSLQGESNYRPTQKFIAKVKDPARVSSITLDHGGHNFKTWNREIPPSLEWLSARLTTE